A genomic stretch from Candidatus Zixiibacteriota bacterium includes:
- a CDS encoding carboxypeptidase-like regulatory domain-containing protein, giving the protein MQHRMFLRIVGIGLVVSATVWLSCKLDISDPVTSIRGVVTDSVTGEPIDSAVINLRDTVSTNPSYADSLGRYAAGSLGYGPRRVFCRKVGYRSQSIVVISSEERATITGVNFQLSPE; this is encoded by the coding sequence ATGCAACACAGGATGTTTCTTCGAATTGTCGGCATTGGGTTGGTCGTATCTGCAACGGTCTGGTTGAGCTGCAAGCTTGATATCAGTGACCCCGTCACGAGTATCCGAGGTGTAGTGACCGATTCTGTGACTGGCGAACCGATTGATTCGGCAGTGATCAATTTGAGAGATACGGTCAGCACCAATCCGTCCTATGCCGATTCACTTGGGCGTTACGCAGCAGGAAGCCTTGGATACGGTCCCCGCAGAGTGTTTTGTCGAAAGGTAGGCTATCGAAGCCAATCGATAGTTGTCATCAGCTCGGAGGAACGTGCAACAATTACCGGCGTGAACTTCCAGCTCTCGCCGGAGTAA
- the fusA gene encoding elongation factor G yields MKEFTTDKIRNICVAGQRGCGKTSLGDAVAFIAGINNRVGRVDDGSSLLDHTDIEMSKKTTISAKLLATPWSDNKINWLDCPGHPDFVGELLSSGAVSDAALFVINATSGVEVGTQMQWRALGDKPVARMFFVNKMEQENVTWQANLDSLNEAFGVSVAAVQMPIGEASGFKGIIDLLTNKAYTFDDKGKATETEIPGDMKDAAQAGRDKLIESAAEGDDALLEKFFEDGTLSDEDFATGFAKGLQAGKVYPILCGSASLNMGVSLLLDFINRHAPSPADMPASTALKSGTEDAVEVACDASGQPLAYVFKTLSESHLGDMSFLKIYSGTLKSGMDLKNQQTDNGERVTQIYTLQGKSRQDIASVGAGDIGLLVKLKNTHTGNSLASNALGLTVPAVAYPNPVMDVAIRAKSKGDEEKISSGLNKLHEADPTFKLVADPALAQQVLYGQGPTHIEVLTEQLKSRFGVEVELVRPKIPYRETIKGKAEKQYRHKKQSGGRGQFGDVHIRLEPNVRGGGFEFIDAIKGGVIPTKFIPAVEKGVVESMVKGGLAGSQVVDVKVTLFFGSYHDVDSSDMAFKIAGLMAFKEGFMESKPVLLEPICNIEVTVPDDYTGDVMGDLSSRRGKIAGMDPDGRNQIVRAAVPQAELYQYAVDLRSMTQGQGVYALEFARYEEVPHDAAQKVIEAAKRDAEEES; encoded by the coding sequence GTGAAGGAATTTACGACTGACAAAATCCGTAACATCTGCGTGGCCGGACAACGTGGCTGCGGCAAAACCAGTTTGGGTGATGCTGTGGCCTTCATCGCCGGGATCAACAACCGTGTCGGGCGCGTCGACGACGGCAGCTCGCTTTTGGATCATACCGATATCGAGATGTCCAAGAAGACCACGATTTCTGCAAAGTTGCTTGCAACGCCCTGGTCGGACAACAAGATCAACTGGCTTGACTGCCCCGGCCATCCGGACTTTGTGGGTGAGTTGCTCTCAAGCGGCGCGGTGTCGGACGCCGCCCTGTTTGTCATCAACGCAACTTCCGGCGTGGAAGTCGGCACCCAAATGCAGTGGCGCGCGCTGGGTGACAAGCCGGTGGCCAGGATGTTCTTTGTCAATAAAATGGAGCAGGAGAATGTCACCTGGCAGGCCAACTTAGACAGCCTTAACGAAGCCTTCGGTGTTTCTGTTGCTGCCGTCCAGATGCCGATTGGTGAAGCGTCCGGATTCAAAGGAATCATCGACTTACTCACCAATAAAGCCTACACTTTCGACGATAAGGGCAAAGCGACCGAAACCGAGATTCCCGGCGACATGAAAGATGCCGCCCAGGCTGGCCGGGATAAGTTGATTGAGTCGGCCGCCGAGGGCGACGATGCTTTGCTTGAGAAGTTCTTCGAGGATGGGACGCTTTCTGATGAAGATTTCGCCACTGGCTTTGCCAAGGGTTTGCAGGCCGGTAAGGTCTATCCGATATTGTGTGGTTCGGCCTCATTGAACATGGGTGTCAGCCTGCTTTTGGACTTCATAAACCGGCACGCCCCCTCCCCCGCCGACATGCCGGCCTCGACCGCGCTCAAAAGCGGTACCGAGGATGCCGTCGAAGTGGCCTGTGATGCTTCCGGTCAGCCATTGGCTTATGTTTTCAAAACGCTTTCGGAAAGTCACCTCGGTGACATGTCTTTCTTGAAAATCTACTCGGGAACTCTGAAGTCCGGCATGGACCTCAAGAATCAGCAGACCGACAACGGTGAACGCGTTACACAGATATACACGCTGCAAGGCAAATCCCGACAGGATATTGCCTCGGTGGGCGCCGGCGATATAGGCTTGTTGGTGAAACTCAAGAACACCCATACCGGTAACAGTCTGGCCTCGAACGCGCTGGGACTGACAGTGCCGGCCGTGGCCTACCCCAACCCGGTGATGGATGTGGCGATCAGAGCCAAGTCCAAAGGAGACGAGGAAAAGATCAGTTCGGGATTGAACAAACTGCACGAAGCAGACCCGACATTCAAACTGGTGGCTGACCCGGCCCTGGCGCAGCAGGTGCTGTACGGTCAGGGACCTACCCATATCGAAGTGCTGACCGAGCAACTGAAATCTCGATTCGGTGTTGAGGTGGAACTGGTGCGGCCCAAGATTCCCTATCGCGAAACGATCAAGGGTAAAGCCGAGAAGCAGTACCGTCACAAGAAACAGTCGGGTGGGCGCGGGCAGTTTGGTGATGTGCATATTCGTCTGGAGCCGAACGTTCGCGGCGGCGGCTTTGAGTTCATCGACGCCATTAAAGGCGGCGTGATTCCTACCAAGTTTATCCCGGCCGTGGAAAAAGGAGTTGTCGAATCGATGGTCAAGGGTGGTCTGGCCGGTTCGCAAGTGGTCGATGTCAAAGTGACGCTGTTCTTTGGATCGTATCATGATGTGGACTCGTCCGACATGGCTTTCAAGATTGCCGGACTGATGGCTTTCAAGGAGGGTTTCATGGAGTCCAAGCCGGTGCTGTTGGAACCTATCTGCAACATCGAAGTGACTGTGCCGGACGATTACACCGGCGACGTCATGGGTGACTTGTCATCACGTCGCGGCAAGATTGCCGGTATGGACCCCGACGGTCGCAACCAGATCGTGCGGGCTGCGGTTCCGCAGGCGGAGTTGTATCAGTATGCGGTCGACCTGCGTTCGATGACCCAGGGTCAGGGTGTGTACGCTCTTGAGTTCGCGCGCTATGAAGAGGTCCCGCACGATGCTGCTCAGAAAGTGATCGAAGCAGCCAAGCGCGACGCCGAAGAGGAGTCTTGA